Sequence from the Marinobacter gudaonensis genome:
CCGCTTCCTGATTCATTCGGCAGTGGATGGTGTAGCTGGGCGTTGCTGGCTGGCTTTGCGGGTTCATGCTACCTGCTCCTGCTTGTTGTTTGTGGTGCGTCGGGTTTCGTCGATCATGTCGGTGTTGCTGGCGCCGGGTTTGACGATGGGCCAGACGTTTTCGTCGCGGCTGATGGCCACGTGCAGCAGCATCGGGCCGTTGTAGGCCAGTATGGTTTCGATGCCCCGGCGGATCTGGTCGGTGCGTTCGATGTGCAGGGCCGGGATGTCGAAGGCCCGGGCCATGGCTACGAAGTCGGGGTTGTCGTCCAGGTTTATCTGGCTTTCCCGGTTGTTGTAGAACAGCTCCTGCTGCTGGCGGACCATGCCCAGGCACTGGTTGTCCATGACGATCAGTTTCACCGGCAGGTTGTAGCGGCGGATGGTGGCCAGTTCCTGTGCGTTCATCATGAACGAGCCATCGCCGGTAACGTTGATCACGGTGCTGTTGCGATCTGCAAACTGCGCTCCGATGGCGGCGGGCAGGCCGAAGCCCATGGTGCCCAGGCCACCGCTGGTGAGGTGGTGGCGCGGGTGGTCGAACTCGTAGTGCTGGGCCACCCACATCTGGTGCTGGCCCACGTCGCAGGCGATGACGGTGTCGTCCGGGGCAATCCGTGACAGCTGGCGGATGAACGCCGGGCCGGTGATCGGGGCCAGGGGCTCTTCGTTGTCGGCGGCGTGGAAGCCGCCAGTGGTGTGCCACGTTCGGCACTGCTTCTGCCAGGGGGCAATGGCCAGCGGCTGTTTCTCAAACGCCTCGGTGAGCGCCGACAGAATAGCGTTCAGGTCGCCACGGATAGCCAGGTCGGCCGGGCGCAGTTTGTTGATCTCGGCGGCGTCGGCGTCGATGTGGATCATCCGGGCGTTCGGGGCAAAGCCGTCCAGCTTGCCGGTGGCCCGGTCGTCCAGGCGGGCGCCGATCACCAGCAGCAGGTCGCATTCGTCCACCGCCTTGTTGGCCGCCCGGGAGCCGTGCATGCCCAGCATGCCGAGGTTGTAGGGGTTGTGCTTGCCGGCATTGCCGATGCCCTTCAGGGTGACGACCGCGGGCAAGGCGGAGGTTCCGGCAAAGGCACGGAAGCTTTCCTCGGCGTGGGCCAGGCTGATGCCGCCGCCGCTGTAGAGCAGGGGCTTGCGGGCTGTTCGCAGCATGGCCAGGGCGTCGGTCAGATCCGGAGCGGCGTTGGAGGCGGTCGACTGTTGAGGGGCGGGCGCCTCGGCCACTTCGGTCAGCAACAGGTCTTTAGGGATATCAATCCAGACCGGACCGGGGCGACCGCTCTGGGCGAGTTCAATCGCCTCTTCCAAGATGCCGGGCAGGCTGTCCGCATCGTCGATCAGGTAGCTGTGTTTGACGATGCCCAGGGTCATGCCGAGTACGTCGGTTTCCTGGAAGGCGTCGGTGCCGATCAGTCCGGAGGGCACCTGGCCGGTGATCACCAGCATGGGAATGGAATCCCGGTGGGCGTTGGCCACGCCGGTAATCAGGTTGGTGGCACCGGGCCCGGAGGTGGCAATGCACACGCCCAGCTTGCCACTGGCCCGGGCGTAGCCGTCGGCGGCCAGGGCGCAGGCCTGTTCGTGGCGGCACAGCACGTGTTCCACACCCACATCGTCCACCAGCGCGTCATAGAGCGGCATGATGCAGCCGCCGGGGTAGCCGAATACCGTGCTGATGTGGTGGCGGTGGAACGCTTCAAGAATGTGCTGTGCGCCGTTCATGGTCGTTTTTCCCTTTTCTTTTGCCGTAAAAAAAGAAACCCCCGGGACCTTTCGGTGCCGGGGGTTTCTGGTGTCTTGTCAGGTTGTCGCTATCTCACCCGCTTGTCCACGCAAAAGCCCCCGGACGGTACCACGACCACCAGGACGAGCTTCACAAGGACAATCACTGAGTTGAGATTCATAAAATCGACGGTCTGCTCTGAATTCATAAAACGATTCTGTGTAGAATCTAACCCACGTTTTTAGCCGGGCGCAAGCCTTATTTACAGAGAGCATTCAATGACGAAAGCAAAATGGGGGTCGATCGGGCTTTCTCTACTGATCGTGGTGGTTCTGGTGATCTGGATGGCGATCGGGGAAGTGAAGGTGGCCAGCGAAGAGGCGCCGCAACGCCAGGAGAACGTCGAGGACTCACTCACCAGCGTGCAGGTGGAAACCCTGAGTGCCAGGCTCCATGAACCCGGGCTTATGCTCCAGGGCCAGCTTGAGCCCTGGCGTTCGGTGATGCTCAGTGCCCAGGTGTCGGGCCGGGTGGAATCCCTGTCTGTGGGGCTGGGAGATGACGTACGCCAGGGTCAGCAACTGCTGGAGATCTCTGATGAAGGGCGCAATGCCGAGGTTCTGCGTTGGCAGTCCCGGGTCAAGAAACTGGAGGCTGATCTGGCGGCGGCCAGGCGCCTGCGGTCTGGCAACCTGGCCGCAGAATCCGAGGTCCTTGGCCTTGAAAGCGACCTTGCGGCGGCGCGTGCCGAACTGGCCATTGCCCGGCAGGTCGTCGACCACCTGACTCCGGAAGCGCCCTTTGATGGCATCATCAACCAGAAATCTGTGGATACCGGTGACCTGGTGCAGATTGGCTCACCGCTGCTTGAACTGGTGCAGGTGGATCGCCTGAAGGCAACCGCCCGGGTGCCCCAGCAATCGGTGGCGGATGTTGCGCCGGGCCAGGCGGTGCGCGTGGATCTTCTGGACGGCAGCCAGCTCTCGGGTGTCGTGACCTTTGTAGCCAGTGCCGCGTCACCGGAAACCCGCAGTTTTGCGGTAGAGATCGCGGTGGAAAATCCGGATCGCAAACGGATTGCCGGCGGCAGTGCGAGCCTGCGTGTAGCCCTGCCGGAGGTGAAAGCGATGTTCATTTCGCCCGCCTATCTGTCGCTCGGCGATGATGGACGACCCGGAGTGAAGTACGTGAATGGTAACAATGAGGTGGCGTTCGGCCGGGTGAAGCTGCTGAGCGTGTCCACCGAGGGCGCCTGGGTGACCGGCCTGCCGGAGGAGATCCGGCTGATTACCCGGGGTGGCGGCTTTGTCAGTATCGGCGAGCAGGTAGTGCCCGTTGACGCAGCTGAAAACCGGGGCTAAAGCCGATGCGCACCCTCATTTTCGCCGCCATTGATCGCAGCCGGACCACGTTGCTGACATTGCTGTTCCTGATTCTGGGCGGGCTGGCAGCGTTCCAGACCATCCCGAAGGAAGCCAATCCCGACGTCACCATCCCGATGATCTACGTTTCGATGACACTGGATGGCATCAGTCCGGAGGACGCGGAGCGGTTGCTGGTGCGGCCAATGGAGCAGGAGCTGCGTTCCCTGGAAGGCATCAAGGAAATGCGCGGTACCGCCTCGGAAGGCCATGCCTCGGTGATGCTGGAGTTCGATGCCGGTTTCGACCCGGACAAGGCGCTGCAGGACGTTCGGGAGAAGGTGGACACGGCTCGAACCAAGCTGCCCGAGGAAGCGGATGAGCCCAGGGTGAACGAGATCAACGTTTCCCTGTTCCCGGTGCTGTCGGTGGGGTTGTCGGGGCCGCTGTCGGAACGTGAGCTGATCACCATTGCCCGCCGATTCCAGGATGCTATCGAGTCCATTCCGGAAGTGCTGGAAGTGGACATCGGCGGCGACCGGGAGGACCTGCTCGAGATTGTGGTGGACCCCCAGGTGCTGGAGAGCTACGGCATTGATTTTGACCAGCTGGCCGCCCTGGTTACCCGGAACAATCAGTTGGTGGCGGCAGGCTCCCTGGACACCGGTAACGGTCGCATGGCTTTGAAAGTCCCGGGTGTGATCGAGACCATCGAGGATGTCATGTCCATGCCCGTGAAGGTGGACGGCGATACGGTGGTGACTTTCGGCGATGTCGCCATGCTCCAGCGCACCTTCAAGGACCCCACCGGTTTTGCCCGCATCAACGGCGAGCCGGCCCTGGTGCTGGAAGTGTCCAAACGTGCCGGTGCCAACATCATCGAGACCATCGCCCAGGTTCGTGAGCTGATTGACGAGGCCAGGCCGCAGCTGCCGAACTCGCTGGAAATACGCTACATCATGGATCAGTCCCAGGAAGTGAGGGACATTCTAAGCGACCTGCTCAACAACGTACTGACGGCCATTGTACTGGTGTTGATCGTGGTGATTGCCGCCATGGGGCCGCGCTCGGCGGTGATGGTCGGACTGACCATTCCCGGTGCCTTCCTCACCGGTATCCTGGTGATCTGGAGCATGGGGCTGACCCTCAATATCGTGGTGCTCTTCAGCCTGATTCTGGTGGCGGGCATGCTGGTGGACGGCGCCATCGTGGTCTCCGAGCTGGCGGACCGTAACCTGACCGAGGGTCATCCGGTCAGGCACGCCTGGGCCGAGGCGGCCAGTCGCATGGCCTGGCCCATCATCGCCTCCACCGCCACCACCCTGGCGGTATTTCTGCCACTGCTGTTCTGGCCCGGTGTGGTCGGTGAGTTCATGAAGTTCCTGCCGCTGACGGTGATCATCTGCCTGATTGCGTCCCTGGCGATGGCGCTCGTGTTCCTGCCGGTGCTGGGCAGCGTCAGTGGTGGTCGGCGGTCACTCAACACGCAGCCGGGCGGGCGGCTGATGCAAGGGTATCGCCAGCTGCTGACCCGACTTCTGCAATCGCCGGGTCTGACTCTGGTGGGCGTACTGCTGGTGATTGGCGTGATCTACGTGGCCTATGCGCGCTTCAACCA
This genomic interval carries:
- a CDS encoding efflux RND transporter periplasmic adaptor subunit, translating into MTKAKWGSIGLSLLIVVVLVIWMAIGEVKVASEEAPQRQENVEDSLTSVQVETLSARLHEPGLMLQGQLEPWRSVMLSAQVSGRVESLSVGLGDDVRQGQQLLEISDEGRNAEVLRWQSRVKKLEADLAAARRLRSGNLAAESEVLGLESDLAAARAELAIARQVVDHLTPEAPFDGIINQKSVDTGDLVQIGSPLLELVQVDRLKATARVPQQSVADVAPGQAVRVDLLDGSQLSGVVTFVASAASPETRSFAVEIAVENPDRKRIAGGSASLRVALPEVKAMFISPAYLSLGDDGRPGVKYVNGNNEVAFGRVKLLSVSTEGAWVTGLPEEIRLITRGGGFVSIGEQVVPVDAAENRG
- a CDS encoding efflux RND transporter permease subunit; this encodes MRTLIFAAIDRSRTTLLTLLFLILGGLAAFQTIPKEANPDVTIPMIYVSMTLDGISPEDAERLLVRPMEQELRSLEGIKEMRGTASEGHASVMLEFDAGFDPDKALQDVREKVDTARTKLPEEADEPRVNEINVSLFPVLSVGLSGPLSERELITIARRFQDAIESIPEVLEVDIGGDREDLLEIVVDPQVLESYGIDFDQLAALVTRNNQLVAAGSLDTGNGRMALKVPGVIETIEDVMSMPVKVDGDTVVTFGDVAMLQRTFKDPTGFARINGEPALVLEVSKRAGANIIETIAQVRELIDEARPQLPNSLEIRYIMDQSQEVRDILSDLLNNVLTAIVLVLIVVIAAMGPRSAVMVGLTIPGAFLTGILVIWSMGLTLNIVVLFSLILVAGMLVDGAIVVSELADRNLTEGHPVRHAWAEAASRMAWPIIASTATTLAVFLPLLFWPGVVGEFMKFLPLTVIICLIASLAMALVFLPVLGSVSGGRRSLNTQPGGRLMQGYRQLLTRLLQSPGLTLVGVLLVIGVIYVAYARFNHGVEFFPSVEPDSAQVQVRARGDLSVWERDAIVREVEQRLRGMPEVKALYARSMVRPGSQLAPDVIGVLQFQFTDWFTRRPASAILEDFRDLTADIPGIELEFRKQEGGPAEGKPIELQVSSRSAGNLNGYVNEIKEKMRELGGFVDIEDDRSLPGIEWRLQVDREAAARFGTDVLGIGSAVRLVTNGLVLATYRPEDVRDEVDIVVRVPNNWRELDHLQRQTINTPRGQVPLSEFVDLRPGDKTNSIVRVDGQRTVTIKSELAEGRRVDELLRSLQAAMPEPPEGVSVKFAGENEDQQQASNFLATAFLVAIGLMLLILVTQFNSLYQTFLILSAIVLSTAGVLLGLLVNGQSFGIVMVGMGTIALAGIVVNNNIILIDTYNQMRKDGMDAYEAALETGCLRLRPVLLTAITTVLGLMPMVLGVNVDLLTPSLGLGAPSTQWWTQLSSAIAGGLTFATMLTLLLTPALLVLGNRAGRSIRGLAGRVRGA
- the ilvG gene encoding acetolactate synthase 2 catalytic subunit, with the protein product MNGAQHILEAFHRHHISTVFGYPGGCIMPLYDALVDDVGVEHVLCRHEQACALAADGYARASGKLGVCIATSGPGATNLITGVANAHRDSIPMLVITGQVPSGLIGTDAFQETDVLGMTLGIVKHSYLIDDADSLPGILEEAIELAQSGRPGPVWIDIPKDLLLTEVAEAPAPQQSTASNAAPDLTDALAMLRTARKPLLYSGGGISLAHAEESFRAFAGTSALPAVVTLKGIGNAGKHNPYNLGMLGMHGSRAANKAVDECDLLLVIGARLDDRATGKLDGFAPNARMIHIDADAAEINKLRPADLAIRGDLNAILSALTEAFEKQPLAIAPWQKQCRTWHTTGGFHAADNEEPLAPITGPAFIRQLSRIAPDDTVIACDVGQHQMWVAQHYEFDHPRHHLTSGGLGTMGFGLPAAIGAQFADRNSTVINVTGDGSFMMNAQELATIRRYNLPVKLIVMDNQCLGMVRQQQELFYNNRESQINLDDNPDFVAMARAFDIPALHIERTDQIRRGIETILAYNGPMLLHVAISRDENVWPIVKPGASNTDMIDETRRTTNNKQEQVA